One Danio rerio strain Tuebingen ecotype United States chromosome 22, GRCz12tu, whole genome shotgun sequence genomic window carries:
- the gpx4a gene encoding glutathione peroxidase 4a isoform 2 precursor (UGA stop codon recoded as selenocysteine; isoform 2 precursor is encoded by transcript variant 2) yields the protein MRFLGSAVVFSLVLQTMSAQLEDWQTAKSIYEFTATDIDGNEVSLEKYRGKVVIITNVASKUGKTPVNYSQFAEMHAKYSERGLRILAFPSNQFGRQEPGTNSQIKEFAKSYNAEFDMFSKIDVNGDGAHPLWKWLKDQPNGKGFLGNGIKWNFTKFLINREGQVVKRYSPLQDPSVVEKDLSKYL from the exons ATGCGTTTCTTAGGGTCTGCTGTCGTTTTCTCTCTAGTGTTGCAGACTATG TCTGCACAGCTAGAGGACTGGCAGACGGCCAAATCCATTTATGAATTCACAGCCACAGATATAGATGGAAATGAAGTTTCCCTGGAAAAGTACAG GGGAAAAGTTGTGATCATCACAAACGTTGCCTCCAAATGAGGTAAAACCCCAGTAAACTACTCTCAGTTTGCAGAGATGCACGCCAAGTACTCTGAGAGAGGTTTACGCATCCTGGCTTTCCCTTCCAACCAGTTCGGACGTCAG gaaCCAGGAACTAATTCCCAAATCAAGGAATTCGCCAAGTCATACAATGCAGAGTTTGACATGTTCAGCAAGATTGATGTGAATGGCGACGGGGCTCATCCGCTCTGGAAGTGGCTGAAGGATCAGCCTAATGGAAAAGGATTCCTTGGAAA TGGCATCAAATGGAATTTCACAAAG TTCCTTATTAACCGTGAAGGCCAGGTTGTGAAGAGATACTCCCCACTGCAGGATCCAAGT GTGGTGGAGAAGGATCTTTCTAAATATCTCTAA
- the gpx4a gene encoding glutathione peroxidase 4a isoform 1 precursor (UGA stop codon recoded as selenocysteine; isoform 1 precursor is encoded by transcript variant 1): MQKMGFIHRFLLFGALSSSGIIGATSAQLEDWQTAKSIYEFTATDIDGNEVSLEKYRGKVVIITNVASKUGKTPVNYSQFAEMHAKYSERGLRILAFPSNQFGRQEPGTNSQIKEFAKSYNAEFDMFSKIDVNGDGAHPLWKWLKDQPNGKGFLGNGIKWNFTKFLINREGQVVKRYSPLQDPSVVEKDLSKYL; encoded by the exons ATGCAGAAAATGGGGTTCATCCACCGTTTTTTGCTGTTCGGGGCTTTATCGAGCAGTGGGATCATTGGTGCAACG TCTGCACAGCTAGAGGACTGGCAGACGGCCAAATCCATTTATGAATTCACAGCCACAGATATAGATGGAAATGAAGTTTCCCTGGAAAAGTACAG GGGAAAAGTTGTGATCATCACAAACGTTGCCTCCAAATGAGGTAAAACCCCAGTAAACTACTCTCAGTTTGCAGAGATGCACGCCAAGTACTCTGAGAGAGGTTTACGCATCCTGGCTTTCCCTTCCAACCAGTTCGGACGTCAG gaaCCAGGAACTAATTCCCAAATCAAGGAATTCGCCAAGTCATACAATGCAGAGTTTGACATGTTCAGCAAGATTGATGTGAATGGCGACGGGGCTCATCCGCTCTGGAAGTGGCTGAAGGATCAGCCTAATGGAAAAGGATTCCTTGGAAA TGGCATCAAATGGAATTTCACAAAG TTCCTTATTAACCGTGAAGGCCAGGTTGTGAAGAGATACTCCCCACTGCAGGATCCAAGT GTGGTGGAGAAGGATCTTTCTAAATATCTCTAA